The Parus major isolate Abel chromosome 24, Parus_major1.1, whole genome shotgun sequence genome contains a region encoding:
- the LOC107214419 gene encoding nectin-1-like produces the protein MASRLHTSCRASWWTIGVCILAAALLPGLQAQTVLVNDSVSGFIGTDVVLHCSFTNPLPNVKITQVTWQKATNGTKQNVAIYNPAMGVSILSPYKERVTFRNPSFKDGTIQLSRLELEDEGVYICEFATFPTGNREGQLNLTVLAKPTNWMEGTKRPLIAKSGRTEKILVATCTSSNGKPPSTVTWDTKLKGEAEFQEIRNSNGTITVISRYRLVPSREAHRQQLMCVVNYQLERFTDSITLNVQYEPEVTIEGFDGNWFLNRKDVKLICKSDANPPAHTYEWKLPNGTLPGSVEIQNNTIYFKGPVSYSVAGTYVCEATNAIGTRSGLVEVNVTEFPYTPSPIDDHKSMVQPNIPTPVIGGIVGGVSLVLLVAVVLFVVLRRRRHTFKGDYSTKKHVYGNGYSKAGIPQHHPPMAQNLQYPDDSDDEKKPGPLGGSTYEDEDEDAGGERKLGGPKAYEEDAKRPYFTVDEGEAHPEPYDERTLGFQYDPEQLDLAENMVSQNDGSFISKKEWYV, from the exons GGCTGCAAGCTCAGACTGTCTTGGTCAATGACAGCGTCTCGGGGTTCATCGGCACCGACGtggtgctgcactgcagcttcACCAACCCGCTGCCCAATGTGAAGATCACGCAGGTGACGTGGCAGAAGGCCACCAACGGCACCAAGCAGAATGTGGCCATCTACAACCCCGCCATGGGCGTGTCCATCCTGTCCCCCTACAAGGAGAGGGTGACTTTCCGGAACCCTTCCTTCAAGGATGGCACCATCCAGCTGTCCcggctggagctggaggatgaAGGGGTTTACATCTGTGAGTTTGCCACTTTCCCAACCGGCAACCGGGAAGGGCAGCTGAACCTCACCGTGCTGG CCAAGCCCACGAATTGGATGGAGGGCACCAAGAGGCCGCTAATTGCCAAGTCTGGCAGGACAGAAAAGATCTTGGTAGCCACCTGCACCTCCTCCAACGGGAAACCCCCCAGCACTGTCACCTGGGACACGAAGCTGAAGGGGGAAGCGGAGTTCCAGGAGATCCGGAACAGCAACGGCACCATCACGGTGATCAGCCGGTACCGGCTGGTGCCCAGCCGCGAGGCGCACCGCCAGCAGCTCATGTGCGTGGTCAACTACCAGCTGGAGAGGTTCACCGACAGCATCACCCTCAACGTGCAGT ACGAGCCAGAAGTCACCATCGAGGGCTTTGATGGCAACTGGTTCCTGAACCGCAAGGATGTGAAGCTGATCTGCAAATCTGATGCCAACCCCCCAGCTCACACCTACGAGTGGAAGCT GCCAAACGGGACCCTGCCAGGGAGCGTGGAGATCCAGAACAACACCATCTACTTCAAAGGGCCCGTGTCCTACAGCGTGGCCGGCACCTACGTCTGCGAGGCCACCAACGCCATCGGGACACGCTCGGGCTTGGTGGAAGTCAATGTCACAG AATTTCCCTACACCCCGTCTCCAATCGATGATCACAAATCCATGGTGCAGCCGAACATCCCCACACCGGTGATTGGGGGCATAGTGGGAGGCGTCTCGCTGGTCCTGCTGGTGGCCGTGGTGCTCTTTGTGGTGCTCCGGCGCCGGCGGCACACCTTCAAGGGTGACTACAGCACAAAGAAGCACGTGTACGGCAACGGCTACAGCAAGGCCGGCATCCCTCAGCACCACCCCCCCATGGCCCAGAACCTCCAGTACCCCGACGACTCGGACGACGAGAAGAAGCCGGGCCCCTTGGGAGGCAGCACCTACGAGGACGAGGATGAGGATGCAGGAGGAGAGCGCAAGCTGGGCGGCCCCAAAGCCTACGAGGAGGATGCCAAGAGGCCTTACTTCACCGTCGACGAGGGCGAGGCCCACCCCGAACCTTACGACGAGAGGACACTCGGCTTCCAGTACGACCCCGAGCAGCTCGACCTGGCCGAGAACATGGTGTCGCAGAACGACGGgtcttttatttccaaaaaggAGTGGTACGTGTAG